The stretch of DNA GATCGGGTTCCCATTGCTAAGCAACCAGGTTTGTAGTTGCTGAATAATGCAATGGAGGACCTAGAAGGGTGAGGAACCGAATTGGGGTCCCTAGTGTGGGGGGAAGCCCCTTTTCCAAAACTCTTTCCAAACCTCTGAAGCCCCCTCTACCCTTTTAACCTTAAAAAACTCTCACCCCTCAGCTATGAAAAGACTTCACACACCCCATTCCATCTTGCTTATCTCTAACTAACTCTGGAAGAACAACGTAGGCGGCCTGGGCTTCTGGCCACCCGCAAGAGTTGGTGACCATTTCATGAAGGAGGTCATCCTTGCAATGTTGCCATTGTCTTTCTCAGGCTGGGAGCTTTTAACTTCTGTTGGATCTCAAGCCTTTTCTCCCACCTTGGACACTGAGGGGGTGACTCTAGAGGCAAAACGTGGAACCCAGTGACCCTGACCTTCCCCACTCCCTGCACCACAGCAATAGCCCCACCCCCTGGCTGGACTTTGGGTTCTCAGCCCTGGCAGCGGAAAATCCCCGAAGAGGAAGGGGCAGGGGGAGCCTATATCTCTCTCCCACCCCATGACTCTTTAAGGAAGGGTGACACTGATGAGCCTATGGGGTTGGCTGGCCACCCCCTCCACTCCCCGGGTCCCCTTAGGAGAGGCCACTGGAGCTCTCGGCTCCCAGACAAGGCCAGCATCCCCCATGAGCCCCTCCCAAGGCCCTGCCCACCAGCCCCCCTGACCCCCCAGACACTTACATGGGTGTGGCCAGAGACCACACCTGGCTCTGCAGGGCCATCTCTGCCCAGAAGTTCACTTTCTGGTCTCCGAGTTCTGGACCCACCACCCGCTTGCCTGAAGGTGCCCCGGAGGCTGTGACTTGGCTGCCTGGAGTTGGGGGGGTGCTGCGGGCGGGCACCGCACCGGGAGAGCTGGTCCAGCAGGTTTGGGCCAGGGAGGCGGGAGGCACACCAGAgaggggggctgggggctggagggcAGTTCTGGGGAGGTACTATCAGCTGTCCTGATAAATTATTCACCAGCCTCTGGCCTCTTTGTTGCACTCAGCTGCCTCCCGGAAAACACACTTTCACACACGCGTGGTCAAGCGTGGGGGTGAGAGTACTGAGTCGGTGACTCCCCCTGCCACCAGAGAATGGCATTTCTACTTGGCACCCCAATCATCTTGAGTCTGCCTGCCTGCCAAGACTCACCCACAGGAGAGCACCATTGCATAGCACACAGGCTGgagactgttttatttttttagagatgggggtctcactctgttgcccaggctaaaatgtagtagtgcgatcatagctcactgcagtttcagaCTCcggggctcaaacaatcctccctcctcggcttctcaaagtgctgggattacaggcatgagccaccacacctggcagataacattttttaaaattattttttaagaacaggcacagtggtgcatacgtgtaatcctagcactttgggaggcccaggtgggtggatcatcggAGGGCGGAGTTCGAGACtggtctgaccaacatggtgaaaccccgtctctgctaaatacaaaaaaaaacttagctgggcatggtggtgcatgcctgtaacctcagctacttgggaggctgaggcagaagaatcacttgaacccaggtggcagaggctgcagttagccaagatcgcaccattgcactccagcctgggcaacaagagcaaaactctgtctaaaaaaaaaaattactttttgagccaggcacggtggctcacgcctgtaatcccagcactttgggaggccgaggtgggcagatcacgaggtcaggagtttgagaccagcctggccaacatggagaaagtctgcctctgctaaagatacaaattagccaggtgtggtggcacacctgtagtcctagctactcaggaggttgaggcaggagaattgcttgtacccaggaggcggagattgcagggagctgagatcatgccactgcactccagcctgggtgacggagcaagactccgtctgaaaaaaaaaattactttttgatcgtggtaaaatacacataacaaaatttaccattagtGGCATTTAGTATGTTCACAATATTATGCAGTCCTCACCACTGTCTggttcagaatattttcatcaaccCAAAAGGAAGCGGTCACTACTCATTCCCCTGCCTCccgtccctggcaaccaccaatctgtgtccatctctatggatttgcctattctggactttttgtttttcttttttgtttgtttgttttttttagacggagcctcactctatcgcccaggctagagtgcgatgggcacaatcttggctcactgcaacctccacctgctgggttcaagcaattttcctgcctcagcctcccaagtagctgggattacaggcacccgccatcacgcccagctaatttttgtattcttgtagagacagggtttcaccatgttggccaggctggtcttgaactcctgacctcaggtgatccatcctccttggcctcccaaagtgctgggattacaggtgtcagccaccgtgcccggactatTCTGGATAGTTCTATAAAAATGGActcacaggccgggcgcggtggctcatgcctgtaatcccagcattttgggaggctgaggtgggcggattacctgaggtcgggagttcaagaccagcctgaccaatatggagaaaccctatctctactaaaaatacaaaattagccaggcatggtggtgcatacctgtaatctcagctacttgggaggctgaggcaggagaatcacttgaacccgggaggcggaggttgcgatgagccgagatcacgccattgcactccagcctgggcaacgagagcgaaactcggtctcaaaaaacaaacaaacaaacaaacaaaagactcacacactatgtggtcttttgtgtttggcttctttcactcagcatcacgttttaaaatttcatccatGTAGCGTGTATTTATCGTtccttaattccttttttttttttttttttgagacagagtctcgctctgtcgcccaggctggagtgcagtggtgcaatctaggttcactgcaagctccgcctcccgggttcacaccattctcctgcctcagcctcccaagtagctgggactacaggcgcccgccaacacacctggctaatttttgtatttttagtagagacggggtttcactgtgttagccaggatggtctcaatctcctgacctcgtgatccacccgcctcagccttccaaagtgctgggattacaggcctgagccactgtgcccagcccccttaattccttttttatggctgaataatatttcatcatatgaCTATACTATATTTTGCtgatccatttatccattgatagacatttgagttatttccaccttttggaggaaataaaatattctatttattatttatttatttatttgagacagtctcactgtgtcaccaggctggactggagtgcagtggtgtgatcttggttcactgcaacctctgccccccaggttcaagtgattctcctgcctcagactcctgagtagctgggattacaggcatgcgccaccatgcctggctaatttttgtgtttttagtagaggcgggtttcaccatattggccaagctggtcttgaactcctgacctcaagtgatccgccccccaaagtgctgggattacagacatgagccaccacgtccagcctattTAATTGTTTGTAGATTGATTTTATACTGTTAAATATTTAGATgttggagccaggcatggtgtctcatgcctgtaattccaactacttgggaggcggaggcaggaggattgcttaagcccaggaggttgaggctgcagtgagttgtaatcacgccactgcactccagcctaggtgacagagcaagaccctatctcaaataataataataataaggcattATTCTAGGCATGGGGGCATTGGGTATAGACATGAACTAGACAAACAGAAAATGCTATTATGCAGCTCACTTTCTCGTAtggggagagagacagataatacacaaatagaaagaaatataaaagcaattggtgccgggtctggtggctcatgcctgtaatcccagcactttgggagcccgagcaGGCaaatcaccttaggtcaggagttcgagaccagcctagccaacatggcgaaaccccgactctactaaaaatacaaaaaattagccggccatgcacctgtaatcccagctactcaggaagctgagacaggagaattgcttgaacctgagaggcagaggttgcagtgagccgagatggtgctactgcactccagcgtgggcaacagagcaagactccttctcaaaaaaaaaaaataatagtaataaaaagaaggctggggccaggcacggtggctcacgcctgtaatcccagcactttgggaggccgaggcaggcagatcatgaggtcaggagatcgagaccatcctggctaacatggtgaaaccctgtctctactaaaaaatacaaaaaaaaaaaaaaagaaagaaattatccaggtgtggtgtgtggtggcgggcacctgtagtcccagctacacgggaggctgaggcaggagaatggcatgaacccgggaggcagagcttgcagtgagccgagatcgtgccactgcactctagcctgggtgacaaagcgagactccttctcaaaagaagaagaagaagaagaaggctgggcacggtggctcatgcctgtaatcccagcacttccggaggccaaggtgggtggatcatgaggtcaggagttcaagaccagcctggccaacgtggtgaaaccccatctccactaaaaatagaaaaataagccagCCGCAGTGGTGCGCaccagtaattccagctactcgggaggctgtggcagaagaattgcttttgaatcctggaggcagaggttgcagtgagccaagatcgtgccactgaactccagcctggttggCAAAGTGAGactttttgtcaaaaaaaaataataataataaaataaaaataaaagcaattggtGGCAACTGCAATTGGGGGTGAGTTATTGAGAATACCTGGAATGGGGCTAAAGAAGGAGTGCTCTTGTAGGCTGGGTTATCAGAGACCACTTCCCtgaagaagtgacatttgaggTGAGACCTGAATAGAGGAACCAGCCATGTGACTGTCATTTCAAGCAGAGAAAACGGcagtgcaaagaccctgaggtgGGAATGCAGTTGGGGGAGGGGTTAAGGGAAGTACTAAGCTGAAATGAAGTGACACAAGGGGATAGTGTGAGAAGATATGACCTGAGAAGTGGGCAGGGCCTGCTGGGGCAAGGTAGATAATTcgtatttttattctaaatttgGTGGGAgcctttgttttatttgtattattattattgttttagagatggtgtcttactatgttgtccaggctgttcttgaactcctaggctcaagccatcctcccgcctgagcctccagggtagctaggATTATGAGCAAGCCACTGTGCGTGGCTTGATGGGAACCTTTGAGAGGGAGGAGGTGGCTGGAACAAGGATGGAGAGAAGTGGATGAACCCAAAATCTGTTTGGAGGTGGAGTCAAGAGAGTTTGCTGATGAATTGGAGGGTggctaaagaaagaaattaaggctGACTCCTGGGGTACTTTTTGGCATGAAAAACTGAATGGGTGAAATTGACACACACGGTGAGGAGGAGTAGGGTTGGAAGAACCAAGAATGTGGTTTTGGAAGTGTTCAGTCTGAAATGTCTATTAGACCGGAGACTGCTAGATGAGTCCAAAGCCTAGCGGAGCAGTCAGAGTTAGAGATATAAATTTAGGAGACATCAGcataaagattatatatatataatatatttatatattatatatttatatattatatatattaatatattatatataataatatatttatttatatattataataatgtctataaatataatatatattaataatatataataaatatataatataataaatataaatatatttattatcaataatttattattaatatattaatatattattaataataaattaataaatataaaaataatataataaatgtattatatctattatattataatatataatatattatatattattatatattatatattatatataattctattatatataatatatattatatattatatattatattattatatataatatatattctattatatatattatatatttatatataatatatattatgttattacatataatatattatatatttatatataatatatattatattattacatataatatattatatatttatatattatatattatattattacatataatatattatatatttatatataatatatattatattattacatataatatattatatatttatatataatatattatataatatatattaatatatattatataatatataatatattaatatatttatacttatctattaatatattatataattatatattatatataatatattatattattatataattatataatatattaattatatattatatataattctataatatattatatattatatataaatatattatatatgatatatttaattataatatataatatatataatatttaattataataatatataatatattatttatatataatatataatatatataatatataaatatattatatatatatattagaagtgGAGTCTCACcacttgccacgttgcccaggttggtctcaaactccttgcctccagtgatcctcctgccacagcctcccaaagcactgggattacaggcgtgagccaccgcacccagcgtagattgttttttttgagactgagtctcactctgtcacccaggctggagttcagtggcacgatctcggctcactgcaacctctgcctcacaggttcaagggattctcctgcctcagcctcctgagtagcaggcccacaccatcacacccacctaagtttttttgtatttttagtagagacggggttccaccacgttggccaggctggtctcgaactcctgacctcaagtgatccaccacctccgcctcccaaagtgctgggattacaggcttgagccactgtgcccagcccggcCTAGATGTTTAAAACATGAGATTGAAATTTGTTACAGCCTGAGTCCCAATAGGAAAGATTGTGCACttgaggctgggggcagtggctcacacctgtaatcctagcactttgggaggctgaggcgagtggatcatgaggtcaggagttcaagaccagcctggccaagatggtgaaaccctgtctctactaaaaatacaaaattagctgggcgtggtggtaggtgcctgtaatcccagctactcgggaggctgaggcagagaattgcttgaacccaggaggtggaggttgcagtgacccaagatcatgccactgccctccagcctgggcaacagaacaagactccttctcaaacaataaaaaaaaaaaaaaaaaaaaaaaaaggctgggcgcggtggctcatgcctgtaatcccagcactctgggaggctgaggcaggcggatcacctaaggtaacaagttcaagaccagcctggccatggtaaaaccccgtctctactaaaaatacaaaaaattaggtgggcgtgctggcacatgcctgtaatcccaggtacttgggaggctgaggcaggagaatcacttgaaccccaagaggcaaaggttgcagtgaaccgagaacacaccattgcactccagcctgggcaacaaaagcgaaactccgtctcaaaaaaaaaaaaaagattgtgcaCTTGAACACAGTGGTTGATGAGAACTTAATAGAACCCAGTTTATAAAGCTGGAGGGGAAACCATCAAGGCACAGTATAGACACCCTGGGTTAGCAACGCCTGGCAGCTGTGACCACCTCTTTGCCCTGGAGAGAGCTGTGTAGAGCTACTGCCTGTAGCAGAGGGATGTCACCAATGGGGCTTGGAGGGAGGGGACATGGGataaacgtttttttttttttttgagacagagtctcactctgtcgcccaggctggagtgcaatggtgcgatctcggttcactacaacctccatctcccaggttcaagcaattctcctgcctcagcctcccaagtagctgggattacaggtgcccgccaccacacctggctaatttttagtattcttagtagaaatgggttttcgccatgttggccaggctagtctcgaactcctgacctcaggtgatccacctgcctcggcctctcaaagcgctgggattacaggcatgagccactgcgtgtggccaacttttttttttttttctttagacagagtcttactctgttgcccaggctagagtgcagtggtgtgatcacagctcactgcagccttgacctccctgggctcaggtgatcctcccacctcagcctcctgagtagtgggactgtaggcacacaccaccaacatgctgctaatttttgcatttttttgtagagatggggtctcactacgttacccaggctggtcttgaactcctggggctcaagccatctgcccgcctcagcctcccaaagtgttgggattactggtgtgaaccactgtgcccagctaaacatctttttttagtgttattttatttatttatttatttagagacagggtctttctctatcacccaggctggagtgtattggcattattatagctcactgcagcctcaaactcctaggctcaaatgatcctcccacctcagcctccctagtacctgggcCTACAGAcacaaaccaccacacccagctaatttttaaaaatgtctcctttccttcattccttccttccttccttccttctttccctccctccctccctccctttctttctctctttccttctttctttctttcttcctttctgcagaaacagggtctccctatattacccaggctggtttcaagcaatcctcctgcctcgtcctcccaaagtgttaaaattacaggtttgagccactgtgcctggctgggatAAACACCTTGGCTTCACTCTCCTCTCTTTCATCAGGTGACCCCAAGGAAGCCAGAGGGGAAGGAAGGTGAAACAGAAGTCTGAGAAGGGGTGCTTGTGAAGTAGAAGGAAATCAGGAGGGGGTGGTGTACCCAAAGACCAAGGAGCTAATGAAGAGGAGGACAGGGAATGAAGTCAGTGATTGAATCTGCCAAACGGACATCATAGGTGCTCTTGTCAGAAAAAGCTCCcagaagccgggcgcggtggctcatacctgtaatcccagcactttgggaggctgaagcgggcagatcatgaggtcaggagttcgagaccagcctggccaacatggtgaaaccccgtctctactaaaactacaaaaaaattagctgggcgtggtggcacacgcctgtaatcccagctactccagaggctgaagcaggagaatcgcttgaactcgggaggcggaggttgcagtgagccaagatcacgccactgcactccagcctgggcgacagagtgagacttcgtctcaaaaaagaaaaagagccctCTCATCAATCTTCCCGCGTCCACCGATTCCTCCTCCTTGGTCGCCGCGTCCTTGGCTGGCGTCAGAAAAATGGCTACAAACTTCCTAGCACATGAGAAGATCTGGTTTGACAAGTTCAAATATGACGACGCAGAAAGGAGATTCTACCAGCAGATGAAGGGGCCTGTGGCAGGTGCCTCCCGCCAGGAGAACGGCGCCAGCGTGATCCTCCATGACATTGTGAGAGCCAGAGAGAACATCCAGAAATCCCTGGCTGGAAGCTCAGGCCCCGGGGCCTCCAGCGGCCCCAGCGGAGACCACAGCGAGCTCGTTGTCCGGATCGCCAGTCTGGAAGTGGAGAACCAGAGCCTGCGTGGCGTGGTACAGGAGCTGCAGCAGGCCATCTCCAAGCTGGAGGCCCAGCTGAACGTGCTGGAGAAGAGCTCGCCTGGCCACTGGGCCACGGCCCCGCAGACCCAGCACGTGTCTCCCATGCGCCAAGTGGAGTCCCTGGCCAAGAAGCCAGCCACACCAGCAgaggatgacgaggatgatgacatTGACCTGTTTGGCAGCGACAATGAGGAGAAGGACAAGGAGGCGGCACAGCTGCGGGAGGAGCGGCTACGGCAGTACGCAGAGAAGAAGGCCAAGAAGCCTGCACTAGTGGCCAAGTCCTCCATCCTGCTGGATGTCAAGCCTTGGGACGATGAGACGGACATGGCCCAGCTGGAGGCCTGTGTGCGCTCTATCGAGATGGACGGGCTGGTCTGGGGGGCCTCCAAGCTGGTGCCCGTGGGCTACGGTATCCGGAAGCTACAGATTCAGTGTGTGGTGGAGGACGACAAGGTGGGGACATACTTGCTGGAGGAGGAGATCACCAAATTTGAGGAGCACGTGCAGAGTGTCGATATCGCAGCTTTCAACAAGATCTGAAgcctgagtgtgtgtatgtgcgcgCGTGCGTAAGGCCCTGCCACGATTAAAGACTGAAaccggcaaaaaaaaaaaaaaaaagaaagaaaaagaaaaaaatgttcccgTGAAAGGGGGCCAAGAACCCAGCCCAGTTGGCATGGCTGGAGGAAGGACCAGGAGATGATACAGTGGGGAAGGTGCTATAGAGAAAACTTTTTCCCAGAAGTAtacagcttatttatttattttgagacagagttttgctcttgctgcctaggctagagtgcagtggcgcgatcttggctcactgtaacctccacctcccaggttcaagtgattctcccacctcagcttcccgagtagctgggattacaggcgcccaccaccaggcctggctaacttttttttgtatttttagtagagacggggtttggccatgctggccaggctggtttcgaacccctgacctcaggtgatcctcccgcctcggcctcccaaagtgctggcatcacgggcatgagcctccgtgcctggccgGTAACTGTATTTTTCCTTCTGGGCACCCCAGAatggtggggttgggggcaggttCTGGGAAGAGTCTGTTTCCATTAGGGGGAAAGTGGAAAACGTCCCTAGGGGAGGGTGGCCCGCGCAAGGGCATCGATCCTGCCCTTGAACGGCATGATCCGGCCCCAGCTGCTCTTTCCCCCTACCCTGGACGCCTCCTGTTTCCTGTCTGGGCCTCCCCAGGCGCCCGGGCCCAAGGTGACCGCCTTTCAACTGCAACCGCTAAGCTGCGCCCACGGCGCACTGTGTCcgtctctccctcctccctcaatCCGGGAGTGCCCTTGGCCGCGGACACCTCCCGGATTTTtccgggaggagaggggaagccgCTTCTCGGCTTGGCGGGGGGGCAGTGGTGCGCGGCTGGGAACCTCGCTGAACCCAAGCGTTGGTAGGGAGACCCCAGCGGCCAGTAAGGCGGCTCCTGGCGCCCCCTCGGGCCGGAGCTGTGGGCTGCAAGGCTGGATCGGAGGGAGGGCCCAGGGGCCTGA from Gorilla gorilla gorilla isolate KB3781 chromosome 20, NHGRI_mGorGor1-v2.1_pri, whole genome shotgun sequence encodes:
- the LOC101131825 gene encoding elongation factor 1-delta-like encodes the protein MATNFLAHEKIWFDKFKYDDAERRFYQQMKGPVAGASRQENGASVILHDIVRARENIQKSLAGSSGPGASSGPSGDHSELVVRIASLEVENQSLRGVVQELQQAISKLEAQLNVLEKSSPGHWATAPQTQHVSPMRQVESLAKKPATPAEDDEDDDIDLFGSDNEEKDKEAAQLREERLRQYAEKKAKKPALVAKSSILLDVKPWDDETDMAQLEACVRSIEMDGLVWGASKLVPVGYGIRKLQIQCVVEDDKVGTYLLEEEITKFEEHVQSVDIAAFNKI